The following coding sequences are from one Synergistaceae bacterium window:
- a CDS encoding PBP1A family penicillin-binding protein, whose translation MNIDKNKKDFSTNKQRKEKSFLNRLSSNIFLMFIVSIAILAIVLTLFIKDISSSLPTSQEILDHEPNLATVLYDRNGQIITHLFQENRRWVKLDDVSIWMVKSILAAEDDKFYEHSGIRPTAILRAALVDFFFRGALQGGSTITQQLARNLFLSKEKTIIRKAKEAVLAIRLEKIYSKDQILEMYLNTIYMGHGAYGIDSAAQIYFQKKPKDLNVTESAILAGLVAAPEKYSPYKSTNNSQIRRQYVLKRMLDLNWMSKTDYDKSVSEVVTPAKRDTSKQSLFLTDAPHFVSYILFKKLFPEYGADMVYRGGMKIFTTIDFDLQKKAEELISAMPNEGALVALDPNTGEILALVGGRNFDESKFNRATQAYRQPGSAFKPIIYATALENGFRSIEHILDAPLVFPNGWEPKNYSSQYAGEVTIMDAVARSLNTAAVRVAQISGVSKIVDFSRRIGITTPHLPEDLSLSLGTASVTPLEMAVAYSTFANNGYRVEPYGIKEIKSNKGVSIEQNGPKLTNAISVTTAVTTRSLLEQVTTWGTGANAHIKGFQSFGKTGTTNDWTDAWFIGGVSGLVVAVYVGNDDHSPLGGKKTGAVAALPVWKAFVSYATEKLKLPTTFILPPDAGVESVEVCKKTGFIAADGCPKANILLPSGHAPTATCPWHGGNITEAKSDPNAPQLLLAPIDDEATYYTYVLRIPNENKSTESTMAEADRTASNIKRTTSQEQDKVPNKDVKAYKDPHSNEEKEMEAKYQELLKKYKIID comes from the coding sequence ATGAATATTGATAAAAATAAAAAAGATTTTTCAACTAACAAGCAAAGGAAAGAAAAATCTTTTTTAAATCGGTTATCTTCAAATATCTTTCTCATGTTTATAGTGTCAATTGCTATTTTAGCTATTGTTCTGACTTTATTTATAAAAGATATATCAAGCAGCTTACCTACATCACAAGAAATCTTAGATCATGAACCTAATCTCGCTACTGTTTTGTATGATAGAAACGGACAAATTATCACACACCTATTTCAAGAAAATAGAAGGTGGGTCAAGCTTGATGATGTGTCCATTTGGATGGTTAAATCAATATTGGCAGCAGAAGATGACAAGTTTTATGAACACTCGGGAATAAGACCTACAGCAATTCTTCGAGCAGCATTAGTAGACTTTTTTTTCAGGGGAGCTTTACAAGGAGGAAGCACGATAACACAACAATTAGCAAGAAACCTCTTCTTGAGTAAAGAAAAAACAATTATAAGAAAAGCAAAAGAAGCAGTTTTAGCGATACGACTAGAAAAAATATACTCTAAAGACCAGATACTAGAGATGTACTTAAATACTATATATATGGGGCATGGAGCATATGGAATTGATTCAGCAGCTCAAATATATTTCCAAAAAAAGCCAAAGGACTTAAATGTGACGGAATCAGCCATATTGGCTGGATTAGTAGCTGCTCCAGAGAAATATTCTCCATATAAAAGCACAAATAACTCACAGATTCGCCGACAATATGTTCTTAAACGCATGTTAGATCTTAATTGGATGTCAAAAACTGATTATGACAAAAGTGTGTCAGAAGTAGTAACCCCCGCTAAAAGAGACACGTCAAAACAATCTCTATTCCTCACTGATGCACCACATTTTGTTTCATATATTTTGTTTAAAAAACTATTTCCTGAATATGGAGCGGATATGGTTTATAGGGGTGGAATGAAAATATTTACAACTATTGATTTTGATTTACAAAAAAAAGCAGAAGAACTAATTTCTGCAATGCCTAATGAGGGTGCTTTGGTCGCTCTAGATCCAAATACTGGTGAAATTTTAGCTTTGGTTGGCGGTAGAAACTTTGATGAAAGCAAGTTCAATCGTGCAACTCAAGCTTATAGACAGCCAGGTTCAGCATTTAAACCAATCATATACGCTACTGCTTTAGAAAACGGTTTTCGTTCAATAGAACATATACTTGATGCTCCTTTAGTTTTTCCTAATGGATGGGAACCTAAAAATTATTCTTCGCAATATGCGGGAGAAGTTACCATCATGGATGCTGTTGCCAGATCATTAAACACTGCTGCCGTTAGAGTCGCACAAATTAGCGGAGTCAGCAAAATAGTTGATTTCTCAAGAAGAATAGGGATTACTACTCCTCATTTGCCGGAGGATTTATCTTTGTCTTTAGGTACTGCGAGCGTAACACCTTTAGAAATGGCAGTAGCTTATTCAACTTTTGCAAATAACGGTTATAGGGTAGAGCCGTATGGGATAAAAGAAATAAAATCAAATAAAGGTGTTTCTATTGAGCAAAATGGGCCAAAGTTGACAAATGCAATCTCTGTTACAACCGCAGTTACAACACGATCACTTTTAGAACAAGTAACAACATGGGGAACTGGTGCAAATGCACATATTAAAGGATTTCAATCTTTTGGAAAAACAGGAACAACTAATGACTGGACTGATGCTTGGTTCATAGGAGGGGTCTCCGGTTTGGTTGTGGCAGTTTATGTTGGTAATGATGATCATAGTCCTCTTGGTGGTAAAAAAACAGGAGCAGTAGCTGCTCTACCTGTATGGAAAGCATTTGTTAGTTATGCTACAGAGAAATTAAAGTTGCCTACAACCTTTATTTTACCCCCAGATGCGGGGGTGGAGTCGGTTGAAGTCTGTAAAAAAACCGGATTTATTGCTGCCGACGGCTGTCCTAAAGCTAACATTCTACTCCCATCGGGACACGCTCCAACAGCAACCTGCCCTTGGCATGGAGGGAATATAACTGAAGCTAAATCTGATCCTAATGCGCCACAACTGCTTCTTGCTCCTATAGATGATGAAGCTACATATTATACCTACGTACTTAGAATTCCTAACGAAAATAAATCTACAGAAAGTACTATGGCTGAAGCAGACAGAACTGCGAGTAACATTAAAAGAACAACATCCCAAGAACAAGATAAAGTTCCTAACAAAGATGTCAAAGCATATAAAGATCCACATTCTAATGAAGAGAAAGAAATGGAAGCAAAATATCAAGAACTATTAAAAAAATATAAGATTATTGATTAG